In a single window of the Deinococcus cellulosilyticus NBRC 106333 = KACC 11606 genome:
- a CDS encoding tetratricopeptide repeat protein, with translation MKWVWVGFLMMGTALAAPEQVFLPGVRHEYQRLNNCGPVTVGMALSYYGSDLNQYQIAPVIKPNKADKNVSPDELKAFAQKQGFKVHMGVAGNTGTLKTLLSAGFPVMIETWMELPEEGGMGHYRLVLGYDDAVGVFKAYDSYLGTKVTQNYTRFDRDWQVFNRTYLVMYPENKASEVEALLGPRMHGGWVLKKALQVAQAETRENPRNAYAWFNLGSTLTRLNSPKAAVKAFDQARQLGLPWRMFWYQFDAFEAYFRAGRYSDVVKLTSDVLRNAPDHEEAYYWRGRSRYQLKQPTQARADLQKALQYRPAFREARDILNVWQARG, from the coding sequence ATGAAATGGGTCTGGGTGGGATTTCTGATGATGGGCACGGCACTCGCAGCACCAGAGCAGGTTTTTTTACCAGGTGTACGCCACGAGTACCAGCGGCTCAACAACTGTGGTCCGGTCACGGTGGGGATGGCCCTCAGTTATTACGGCAGCGACCTCAACCAGTACCAGATCGCTCCGGTGATCAAACCCAACAAAGCAGACAAGAACGTCTCACCCGATGAACTGAAGGCCTTCGCTCAGAAGCAGGGTTTCAAAGTTCACATGGGTGTGGCCGGAAACACAGGGACCCTTAAAACCCTGCTGTCTGCAGGTTTTCCAGTGATGATTGAAACCTGGATGGAGCTCCCTGAAGAAGGGGGAATGGGACATTACCGTCTGGTGCTCGGTTATGACGATGCTGTGGGGGTTTTCAAGGCTTACGACTCTTATCTGGGCACAAAAGTCACCCAGAATTACACCCGTTTTGACCGGGACTGGCAGGTCTTCAACCGCACCTATCTGGTGATGTACCCCGAAAACAAAGCCAGTGAAGTGGAAGCCCTTCTGGGACCTCGCATGCATGGAGGCTGGGTGCTGAAAAAAGCCTTGCAGGTTGCCCAGGCCGAAACCCGTGAAAATCCCAGAAATGCTTACGCATGGTTCAACCTGGGCAGCACCCTGACCCGTCTGAACAGCCCAAAAGCTGCCGTCAAAGCCTTTGATCAGGCCAGACAGCTGGGTCTGCCCTGGCGCATGTTCTGGTATCAGTTTGATGCTTTCGAGGCCTACTTCAGGGCAGGACGGTATTCAGATGTGGTCAAACTGACCAGCGATGTGCTCAGGAACGCCCCGGACCATGAAGAAGCCTACTACTGGCGCGGACGTTCCCGGTACCAGTTGAAACAGCCCACCCAGGCCAGGGCAGACCTGCAGAAAGCCCTGCAGTACCGTCCAGCATTCAGGGAGGCCAGGGACATTCTGAACGTCTGGCAGGCCAGAGGGTGA
- a CDS encoding sugar nucleotide-binding protein, with the protein MRVLITGLNGTLAPVVARVLEQQGAEILAWDRQNVDPENIEASAGYLEALQPEAIVHLAMGSEHWAGRLATFAAQQQIPFVFTSTVMVFDDDPDGPHHPADPRTEKDGYGTYKVRCEDAILAANRNAIIARIGWQIDPSGEGNNMLAHLDQWQERDGKIEASTLWKPACSFMEDTAESLWNLLQARQGGIYHLDANARDGWTFAQVVTALQKKFDRNWEVVPVEGYKHDQRLAGHENLIRPLSDRIGMG; encoded by the coding sequence ATGCGTGTACTGATCACAGGTTTAAATGGCACCCTCGCCCCAGTTGTGGCCAGGGTTCTTGAACAGCAGGGAGCAGAGATTCTCGCCTGGGACCGCCAGAATGTGGACCCTGAGAACATTGAAGCTTCTGCTGGATATTTGGAAGCGCTTCAACCTGAAGCCATTGTGCATCTTGCCATGGGCAGTGAACACTGGGCCGGACGGCTTGCAACTTTTGCCGCCCAGCAGCAGATTCCCTTCGTTTTCACCAGCACAGTCATGGTTTTTGATGATGATCCAGACGGACCCCATCACCCGGCCGATCCCAGAACCGAGAAAGATGGCTACGGCACGTACAAGGTGCGCTGTGAGGATGCCATTCTTGCAGCAAACAGAAACGCCATCATTGCCCGAATTGGCTGGCAGATTGACCCCTCAGGAGAGGGAAACAACATGCTGGCCCACCTCGACCAGTGGCAGGAAAGAGACGGCAAAATCGAGGCCAGCACCCTCTGGAAACCTGCATGCTCTTTCATGGAGGACACTGCAGAAAGCCTGTGGAACCTGCTGCAGGCCCGACAGGGAGGCATTTACCATCTGGACGCCAACGCCAGAGATGGCTGGACCTTCGCTCAGGTGGTGACGGCCCTGCAAAAGAAATTTGACCGCAACTGGGAAGTGGTGCCTGTGGAAGGCTACAAACACGACCAGAGGCTGGCCGGACACGAAAATTTGATCCGGCCCCTTTCAGACCGGATCGGAATGGGCTGA
- a CDS encoding NAD(P)/FAD-dependent oxidoreductase — MKTLILGAGYAGLATATKLKPTEGLDATLIEQNPFHTFETRLHEAAAHNTQVTLPIAPLLRGTGVELELAKVLSVDLDKKEVQTDKGQTLSYDTLVIGLGSVTNFYRIPGLAEYASELKRLEDAEEIYAWINKAHLPTYTGSRNIVIGGAGLTGVELATEVAQRTDYLSKQLGTEKLTIYLVEAGPKILPVLEDDLRNKAMKTLLDYDIKVLTGHRVMKATEDTVTIQAEGQEPQVIPSGKTIWTGGIQAQDIVKGEKLQRGPANRIVVDATLRIPEYPEVFVVGDMALGKNQEGKPVPTTAQHAGQQGRTTGRNLMRLARGRELVEYEPSTLGEFVSLGGLMAVGWMKLPWNQKLKLSGGLAHMMKKASEWRWRESIS; from the coding sequence ATGAAGACATTGATCCTAGGTGCAGGTTATGCGGGCCTCGCAACTGCCACCAAACTCAAGCCCACCGAGGGCTTAGACGCAACGCTCATCGAGCAGAACCCCTTCCACACCTTTGAAACCCGACTGCACGAAGCAGCGGCCCACAATACCCAGGTGACCCTGCCCATCGCGCCCCTCTTGCGCGGTACTGGCGTGGAACTGGAGCTTGCCAAGGTTCTCTCTGTGGACCTCGACAAGAAAGAAGTGCAAACCGACAAAGGCCAGACCCTCAGCTACGACACCCTGGTGATTGGTCTTGGAAGCGTGACCAACTTCTACCGCATTCCCGGCCTCGCTGAATACGCCAGCGAACTGAAGCGCCTGGAAGATGCCGAAGAGATCTACGCCTGGATCAACAAGGCCCACCTTCCCACCTACACCGGAAGCCGCAACATCGTCATCGGTGGTGCAGGTCTGACCGGGGTCGAGCTTGCCACCGAAGTGGCCCAGCGCACCGATTACCTCTCCAAGCAGCTTGGCACCGAAAAACTCACCATCTACCTGGTGGAAGCCGGTCCCAAGATCCTGCCTGTGCTCGAAGACGACCTGCGCAACAAGGCCATGAAGACCCTGCTGGATTACGACATCAAGGTCCTCACCGGTCACCGCGTGATGAAGGCCACCGAAGACACCGTGACCATCCAGGCCGAAGGCCAGGAGCCCCAGGTGATTCCTTCCGGCAAGACCATCTGGACCGGTGGAATTCAGGCCCAGGACATCGTGAAGGGTGAAAAACTCCAGCGTGGTCCCGCCAACCGCATCGTGGTGGACGCCACCCTGCGCATCCCCGAGTACCCCGAAGTCTTCGTGGTCGGCGACATGGCCCTGGGCAAAAACCAGGAAGGCAAGCCCGTGCCCACCACCGCCCAGCACGCCGGTCAACAGGGCCGCACCACAGGCCGCAACCTGATGCGTCTGGCCAGAGGCCGTGAACTCGTCGAATACGAGCCCAGCACCCTCGGTGAGTTCGTCTCCCTCGGTGGTCTGATGGCCGTGGGCTGGATGAAACTCCCCTGGAACCAGAAGCTCAAACTGTCCGGTGGTCTCGCCCACATGATGAAGAAAGCCAGTGAGTGGCGCTGGCGCGAGAGCATCTCTTAA
- a CDS encoding LacI family DNA-binding transcriptional regulator, which produces MSKHTIQDVARRARVGVGTVSRVLNNHPSVRKSTRDKVLAAIEDLGYAPNPHARRIAGGRSYTVSVMLPMVSVEFYVRLVNAIEECLDENRFDMAIFPLLGRARIERYLNSNRIAYQADGIIMCTYDLGKLFPDGALPTEHPVVLVDNESDHYDSVFLDNYYGGYLVGEYAGRLGLPAYSMTLEDDPEGVFVSQVFVDRKRGFDDGIASSNVRFVRDYPCGLHHQGGVQAAQQLLDEAVFPCTVFAAADVLAGSLMEEAGRRGLVVGRDIKVIGFDDQPWSQDMKLTTVHQPIEVMGRRAAEMLLERLSGYEGPPRKARFTPHLVERDSTLGEVLPAKYVAIAER; this is translated from the coding sequence ATGAGCAAACACACCATTCAGGATGTCGCACGGCGCGCCCGCGTTGGCGTGGGTACGGTCAGTCGTGTGCTGAACAACCACCCATCCGTCCGCAAAAGCACCCGGGATAAAGTTCTGGCGGCCATTGAAGATTTAGGATATGCCCCCAATCCCCATGCAAGACGTATTGCCGGAGGACGCTCATACACGGTCAGTGTGATGCTGCCGATGGTCAGCGTGGAATTTTATGTGCGTCTGGTCAATGCCATTGAAGAGTGCCTGGATGAAAACCGTTTTGACATGGCGATCTTTCCTCTGCTGGGTCGGGCACGCATCGAGCGTTACCTCAACAGCAACCGCATCGCCTACCAGGCCGATGGAATCATCATGTGCACCTACGACCTCGGGAAACTCTTCCCGGATGGTGCCCTGCCCACCGAACATCCAGTGGTGCTGGTGGACAACGAATCCGACCATTATGATTCGGTTTTCCTGGACAACTATTACGGTGGATATCTGGTCGGTGAATACGCTGGCCGTCTGGGGCTCCCGGCCTACTCCATGACCCTCGAAGACGACCCTGAGGGCGTTTTTGTGTCTCAGGTCTTTGTGGACCGCAAGCGTGGCTTTGATGATGGCATTGCTTCCAGCAATGTGCGTTTTGTGCGGGACTACCCCTGCGGACTGCACCACCAGGGTGGGGTTCAGGCGGCCCAGCAACTGCTGGATGAAGCGGTTTTCCCCTGCACGGTTTTTGCTGCGGCAGATGTGCTGGCAGGGTCTCTGATGGAGGAGGCCGGGCGCAGAGGTCTGGTGGTCGGGCGTGACATCAAGGTGATTGGCTTCGATGATCAGCCCTGGTCCCAGGACATGAAACTGACCACCGTGCACCAGCCCATCGAAGTGATGGGACGCCGGGCTGCCGAGATGCTCCTTGAAAGGCTCTCGGGGTACGAAGGTCCCCCCAGAAAGGCCCGTTTCACCCCGCACCTCGTGGAACGTGACTCCACGCTGGGCGAAGTGTTACCCGCCAAGTACGTGGCAATCGCAGAAAGATAG
- a CDS encoding valine--tRNA ligase has product MKELSKSYDPRAIEPRWVSKWGDEPFRADATSGKPPFTIVIPPPNVTGNLHLGHALDNTLIDTLIRYKRMAGFEALFLPGTDHAGISTQWVVTKQLAAEGINRFDLGREKFLEKVWEWKRQSGGQIVNQLKTLGVSCDWTRERFTMDEGLSRAVRQQFIQLFHEGLAYRGERIVNWDPVGQTTLSDLEVKREVKKGKMYTLSYKLEDSTLKESNGEAGEIRIATVRPETIFADQAVAVHPEDERFQHLIGKKARIPLTDRYIPIIADEAVEREFGVGALKITPAHDPTDFEIGERHGLARPSVIDWNGNLTSDLVPEAYRGMERFAARKAVVRDLTENGDLIEEKDHETALGIAERTGVAVEPMISKQWFVRMESMAQSVLQGIDQGEITLYPERYTKVNKDWLENIRDWCISRQLWWGHQIPVWYDEQGNTYVPSLENPDLDCDQDPQYAHLNLRRDPDVFDTWFSSNLWPFSTLGWPDTADEDFQKFYPTQVLVTGYDILFFWVARMQMAGYKFTGKAPFSKVLLHGLYLDSKGQKMSKSKGNGIDPLELFSKYGVDACRFAFSYLATGGQDIKHDDRRFEQGKVFANKLWNASRFVMMNLDNPEIQNTDTGLTLADRWILSRYNETVREVTQALDEMDIAAAIRAAYSFTWDEFCDWYIEASKPSLRNGNRQTQETIKFVLEGILKLLHPFMPFITSEIYEALDHKRQIAVHSWPKHDPARFDAEATQAFDYLRSAVSSARSLKNELGLAPQDKLKVSITGEGLGTIKDNAYVVEAIARVELVEEISGKVLSQIAPGVTVNAPLEGTVEIGEWIVRQKKRLQETEKQIKQAQGKLNNAGFVANAPQEVIEEERRRVAEFSAQRDRLTDVIRQFE; this is encoded by the coding sequence ATGAAAGAACTGTCCAAGTCTTACGATCCCAGGGCCATTGAGCCGAGATGGGTCAGCAAATGGGGCGACGAGCCCTTCCGGGCCGATGCCACCAGTGGCAAACCCCCCTTCACCATCGTCATTCCTCCGCCAAACGTCACCGGGAACCTGCACCTGGGTCACGCACTGGACAACACCCTGATTGACACCCTGATCCGCTACAAGCGCATGGCGGGGTTTGAAGCCCTGTTCCTGCCCGGAACAGACCACGCGGGGATTTCCACCCAGTGGGTGGTCACCAAGCAACTGGCCGCGGAAGGGATCAACCGGTTTGATCTGGGCCGCGAGAAATTCCTGGAGAAAGTCTGGGAATGGAAGCGTCAATCTGGTGGCCAGATCGTCAACCAGCTGAAAACCCTCGGGGTGTCCTGTGACTGGACCCGCGAGCGTTTCACCATGGATGAAGGGCTGTCCAGAGCCGTGCGCCAGCAGTTCATTCAGCTCTTCCACGAAGGGCTGGCTTACCGGGGTGAGCGCATTGTCAACTGGGACCCGGTGGGGCAGACCACCCTCTCTGATCTGGAAGTGAAACGCGAGGTCAAGAAAGGGAAGATGTACACGCTGTCCTACAAACTGGAAGACAGCACCCTGAAAGAAAGCAACGGCGAGGCTGGAGAAATCCGCATCGCCACCGTGCGACCTGAGACCATCTTTGCGGATCAGGCCGTTGCCGTTCACCCTGAAGACGAGCGCTTTCAGCACCTGATCGGCAAGAAGGCCCGCATTCCCCTCACGGACCGTTACATCCCCATCATTGCAGATGAGGCTGTGGAGCGGGAGTTCGGGGTGGGTGCCCTGAAAATCACCCCGGCCCATGACCCCACCGACTTCGAGATCGGGGAGCGCCATGGCCTCGCCCGTCCCAGTGTCATCGACTGGAATGGCAACCTCACCAGTGACCTCGTGCCTGAGGCTTACCGGGGCATGGAGCGTTTCGCTGCCCGCAAGGCCGTGGTCAGAGACCTCACCGAGAATGGTGACCTGATCGAGGAGAAAGACCACGAAACCGCCCTGGGCATTGCCGAGCGCACGGGTGTGGCTGTGGAGCCCATGATCAGCAAACAGTGGTTTGTGCGAATGGAAAGCATGGCCCAATCTGTGCTGCAAGGGATTGATCAAGGCGAGATCACCCTTTACCCGGAGCGTTACACCAAGGTCAACAAAGACTGGCTGGAAAACATCCGCGACTGGTGCATCTCCAGACAGCTGTGGTGGGGCCACCAGATTCCCGTCTGGTACGACGAGCAGGGCAACACCTACGTGCCTTCTCTGGAAAATCCAGATCTGGACTGTGATCAGGACCCCCAGTATGCCCATCTGAATCTCAGGCGCGATCCAGACGTGTTCGACACCTGGTTCAGCAGCAACCTCTGGCCCTTCTCCACCCTGGGCTGGCCCGACACTGCCGATGAGGACTTCCAGAAGTTCTACCCCACCCAGGTCCTGGTGACGGGTTACGACATCCTGTTCTTCTGGGTGGCCCGCATGCAGATGGCCGGGTACAAGTTCACTGGAAAAGCCCCTTTCAGCAAGGTGCTGCTGCACGGTCTGTACCTGGACTCCAAGGGCCAGAAGATGTCCAAGTCCAAAGGGAACGGCATTGATCCCCTGGAACTCTTCAGCAAGTACGGGGTGGATGCCTGCCGCTTTGCCTTCTCCTACCTTGCCACGGGTGGACAGGACATCAAACACGATGACCGCCGTTTCGAGCAGGGCAAGGTGTTCGCCAACAAACTCTGGAACGCTTCACGTTTCGTGATGATGAACCTGGACAATCCTGAGATCCAGAACACCGACACGGGCCTCACCCTGGCGGACCGCTGGATTCTCTCCCGTTACAACGAGACGGTCAGGGAAGTGACCCAGGCCCTTGATGAGATGGACATTGCTGCAGCCATCCGGGCGGCCTACAGCTTCACCTGGGATGAATTCTGTGACTGGTACATCGAGGCCTCCAAACCCTCTCTGAGAAACGGCAACCGCCAGACCCAGGAAACCATCAAATTCGTGCTGGAAGGCATCCTGAAGCTGCTTCACCCCTTCATGCCTTTCATCACTTCCGAGATTTACGAGGCCCTGGACCACAAACGCCAGATTGCCGTGCACTCCTGGCCCAAGCATGATCCAGCCCGTTTCGATGCAGAGGCCACCCAGGCCTTCGACTACCTGCGCAGTGCCGTGTCCAGTGCCCGCAGCCTGAAAAACGAACTGGGTCTGGCTCCCCAGGACAAACTGAAAGTCAGCATCACCGGAGAAGGTCTGGGCACCATCAAGGACAATGCCTACGTGGTGGAAGCCATCGCCCGCGTCGAACTGGTGGAGGAGATCTCAGGGAAAGTCCTCAGCCAGATTGCGCCCGGCGTGACCGTGAATGCTCCGCTGGAAGGCACCGTGGAAATCGGTGAGTGGATTGTTCGCCAGAAGAAACGCCTGCAGGAAACCGAAAAGCAGATCAAGCAGGCCCAGGGCAAACTGAACAATGCTGGTTTTGTGGCCAACGCCCCTCAGGAAGTGATTGAGGAAGAGCGCCGCCGTGTGGCAGAGTTCTCTGCACAGAGGGACCGTCTGACGGACGTGATTCGGCAGTTCGAGTAA
- the guaB gene encoding IMP dehydrogenase — MSDAFQYKFGKEGITYDDVLLVPRYSEVLPNQVSVKSKLTKNITLNIPLISAAMDTVTEAQMAVAMAREGGIGVIHKNMPIQAQAEMVRKVKRSEAGMITDPITLPITATVGDAEKLMGEYRISGVPIVEDDGKLIGIITNRDMRFVTDYSLSVSDVMTKENLVTVPVGTTLEQAEQIFKQHRIEKLLVVDENFKLTGLITIKDIMKKIKYPNAAKDKYGRLLVAAAIGVSPDVEERAAALVAAGADVLVLDSAHGHSRGIIDVLKMIKSRFQVDVIAGNVATAEGTLDLIKAGADGVKVGIGPGSICTTRVVTGVGVPQVSAVFEAAQAAEPHGVPIIADGGIKQTGDVPKAIVAGASVVMMGSMLAGTDEAPGELILREGRRFKTYRGMGSEGAMNKGSSDRYFQTGTKKFVPEGIEGIVAYKGSAGEVIYQVVGGLRAAMGYCGSKDIETLRKEAQFVRITMAGLIESHPHDVTITKESPNYSR; from the coding sequence ATGAGTGACGCGTTCCAATACAAGTTTGGCAAAGAAGGCATCACCTACGACGACGTCCTGCTCGTTCCCAGGTACTCCGAAGTACTTCCCAATCAGGTGAGTGTCAAGAGCAAGCTCACCAAAAACATCACCCTCAACATTCCTCTGATCAGTGCTGCAATGGACACCGTGACCGAGGCCCAGATGGCTGTGGCCATGGCCCGTGAAGGTGGCATTGGCGTGATCCACAAGAACATGCCCATTCAGGCGCAGGCCGAGATGGTCCGCAAGGTCAAGCGCTCCGAGGCCGGCATGATCACCGACCCCATCACTCTGCCCATCACGGCAACCGTGGGCGATGCAGAGAAACTGATGGGCGAATACCGCATCTCTGGTGTGCCCATTGTGGAAGACGATGGCAAACTGATCGGGATCATCACCAACCGCGACATGCGTTTTGTGACCGACTACAGCCTCTCTGTCTCCGATGTGATGACCAAGGAGAACCTCGTGACCGTTCCGGTGGGCACCACCCTGGAGCAGGCCGAGCAGATCTTCAAGCAGCACCGCATTGAGAAACTGCTGGTGGTGGATGAGAACTTCAAACTGACGGGCCTGATCACCATCAAGGACATCATGAAGAAGATCAAGTACCCCAACGCAGCCAAGGACAAATATGGCCGTCTGCTGGTGGCTGCAGCCATCGGGGTCAGCCCGGATGTCGAGGAGCGTGCCGCTGCCCTGGTGGCCGCCGGAGCAGATGTGCTGGTGCTGGACAGTGCCCACGGGCACTCCAGGGGGATCATTGATGTTCTGAAGATGATCAAGAGCCGCTTCCAGGTGGATGTGATTGCCGGCAACGTCGCCACTGCAGAAGGCACCCTGGACCTGATCAAGGCTGGGGCAGACGGCGTGAAAGTCGGGATTGGCCCTGGAAGCATCTGCACCACCCGCGTGGTGACTGGTGTGGGGGTTCCCCAGGTCAGTGCCGTCTTTGAGGCCGCTCAGGCTGCAGAGCCCCATGGTGTGCCGATCATTGCAGACGGTGGGATCAAGCAGACCGGGGACGTGCCCAAGGCCATTGTGGCCGGAGCCAGTGTGGTGATGATGGGCAGCATGCTCGCAGGCACCGACGAAGCTCCCGGCGAATTGATCCTCCGTGAAGGCCGCCGCTTCAAGACCTACCGAGGCATGGGCAGCGAAGGGGCCATGAACAAGGGCTCCAGCGACCGCTACTTTCAGACCGGAACCAAGAAATTCGTTCCCGAAGGCATCGAAGGCATTGTGGCCTACAAAGGCTCTGCCGGAGAGGTCATCTATCAGGTTGTTGGCGGTCTGCGTGCGGCCATGGGTTACTGTGGCTCCAAAGACATCGAAACCCTGCGCAAGGAGGCCCAGTTTGTGCGCATCACCATGGCAGGCCTGATCGAGTCTCACCCCCACGATGTGACCATCACCAAAGAGTCTCCCAACTACAGCAGGTAA
- a CDS encoding protein kinase domain-containing protein, translating into MNICPVCGTPNDPHAVNCISCGAQLESPLPRIEKYDLHRILGSGGFGITHLATDLNTGRKGVLKEFFPSGSTRKRDGSVELPQGYDLDEVLQEARVLARFKHESINMCYTAERLNGTAYLFLEFVEGKDLTSVYHSGILTPGLIKSILLDLLHALDYVHSQGFLHLDLKPENILLSDGRPVLIDFGSAVLHGSQSSRIVTHGYSAPEQYSKGLTLGSHTDFYALGGVVFYLLTGRVPPSSVVRMGGEDQDSEELVRQLPQDTPEELRQVVRRCMDLSIPKRPATAPELLSIFGVQSKLKPASRPSSEVQSKEDEGFRLALKAEEQQEFKEAARRYEMGARKGHLGSAYRLGLLHHYGKGVAQDFYEEFHWMGEAAHGGHPQAQFQMGWLCYYGCGTFRSIKQSVAWFSKAADQGHLEALTWLGKLHWMGRGVPKDEDQGFRLIKQAALKEHAEAEFQMGMAYLSGVSVSRHPSRALYWFERAADHGHLEALYQMGKMYRSGEAGVTDLIRSREFFLRAFVAGFADAEKEL; encoded by the coding sequence ATGAACATCTGCCCTGTATGCGGTACCCCCAATGATCCCCATGCGGTGAATTGCATCAGCTGTGGAGCGCAGCTTGAAAGCCCTCTGCCTCGAATTGAAAAGTATGACCTGCACCGCATTCTGGGCAGTGGGGGGTTTGGGATCACCCATCTGGCGACCGACCTGAACACCGGGCGCAAGGGGGTGCTCAAGGAGTTTTTTCCTTCGGGTTCCACCCGAAAAAGGGATGGATCTGTTGAGCTTCCTCAGGGCTATGACCTGGATGAGGTTCTTCAGGAAGCCCGTGTGCTGGCCCGATTCAAGCATGAGTCGATCAACATGTGTTACACCGCCGAGCGTCTGAATGGCACAGCGTACCTGTTTCTGGAGTTTGTGGAAGGGAAGGACCTCACTTCGGTGTACCATTCGGGCATCCTGACCCCGGGCCTGATCAAAAGCATTCTGCTGGATTTGCTGCACGCTCTGGATTATGTGCACAGCCAGGGGTTTTTGCACCTGGATTTGAAACCCGAGAACATCCTGCTCTCGGATGGCCGTCCGGTGCTGATTGATTTTGGTTCTGCAGTGCTGCACGGTTCCCAGAGCTCCAGAATCGTGACCCACGGGTATTCTGCACCAGAGCAGTACAGCAAGGGCCTGACCCTGGGAAGCCACACAGATTTTTATGCGCTGGGAGGGGTGGTCTTTTACTTGCTGACCGGGAGGGTTCCCCCTTCATCGGTGGTGCGGATGGGGGGTGAGGATCAGGACAGTGAGGAATTGGTGCGCCAGTTGCCGCAGGACACCCCGGAAGAACTCAGGCAGGTGGTGCGCAGGTGCATGGACCTGTCCATTCCAAAGCGTCCGGCCACCGCCCCTGAACTGCTCAGCATTTTCGGGGTGCAGAGCAAACTGAAACCTGCCTCCCGACCTTCTTCTGAAGTGCAGAGCAAGGAGGATGAGGGTTTCAGGCTGGCCCTCAAAGCAGAGGAGCAGCAGGAGTTCAAGGAGGCCGCAAGACGCTATGAGATGGGTGCCCGCAAAGGCCATCTGGGGTCGGCTTACCGTCTGGGTTTGCTGCACCATTATGGCAAAGGGGTCGCTCAGGATTTCTACGAGGAATTCCACTGGATGGGGGAGGCTGCACATGGGGGGCATCCCCAGGCGCAATTCCAGATGGGCTGGCTGTGTTATTACGGTTGCGGCACGTTCAGGAGCATCAAACAGTCCGTGGCGTGGTTCAGCAAGGCTGCAGATCAGGGACACCTTGAGGCCCTCACATGGCTGGGAAAACTGCACTGGATGGGGCGTGGCGTCCCGAAAGATGAAGACCAGGGGTTCAGGCTCATCAAGCAGGCAGCCCTGAAGGAGCATGCAGAGGCCGAATTTCAGATGGGCATGGCGTACCTCAGTGGGGTGTCGGTGAGCCGTCATCCTTCCAGAGCCCTGTACTGGTTTGAGCGTGCGGCAGACCATGGACACCTTGAGGCCCTGTACCAGATGGGCAAGATGTACCGCTCTGGAGAGGCCGGGGTCACCGACCTGATCCGCTCACGGGAGTTTTTCCTGCGGGCTTTTGTGGCAGGTTTTGCAGACGCAGAGAAGGAATTGTAG
- a CDS encoding DUF5995 family protein, with protein MQLNVPPRSVDEKGNSAAFSQSREIIRRLETLGEVLQDSSGRVLNHRYWFVSAYIHSSKHVLRKVEWGDYQHPEVILTVQRYFFQLYQHNLKHPEAHWQWAFHRCQQFRTSRPSFIQVMYLFYPQLVAHVRFDLPRAILWACQDHKMDVLQLEEDFRETLHGFDHAVAHFMRDVRTRVGLCPPCPAQLIQAMTWLLQRERLLGWQAAVALERTPESAGIPLHFLPLDLQ; from the coding sequence ATGCAGCTGAACGTTCCACCGCGTTCTGTAGATGAAAAGGGCAACTCGGCAGCCTTCTCGCAATCCCGCGAAATCATCCGCAGGCTGGAAACCCTGGGAGAGGTGTTGCAGGATTCGTCTGGCAGGGTGCTCAACCACCGGTACTGGTTTGTGTCTGCCTACATCCATTCCAGCAAACATGTGCTGCGCAAGGTGGAGTGGGGAGATTACCAGCATCCAGAGGTGATCCTCACCGTACAGAGGTATTTTTTTCAGCTGTACCAGCACAACCTGAAGCATCCAGAAGCGCACTGGCAATGGGCGTTTCACAGGTGCCAGCAGTTCAGAACCTCCAGACCTTCCTTTATTCAGGTGATGTACCTGTTTTATCCGCAGTTGGTCGCCCATGTGCGTTTTGACCTGCCCCGGGCCATCTTGTGGGCGTGCCAGGACCACAAGATGGATGTGTTGCAACTGGAGGAGGATTTCAGGGAGACCCTGCATGGCTTTGACCATGCGGTGGCGCACTTCATGAGAGATGTCCGCACCCGGGTGGGCCTGTGTCCTCCCTGCCCTGCACAGCTGATTCAGGCCATGACCTGGCTCCTGCAAAGGGAGCGTCTGCTGGGATGGCAGGCTGCAGTGGCCCTCGAAAGAACCCCAGAATCAGCAGGAATTCCCCTGCATTTTCTCCCTCTCGATCTGCAATGA